A genomic stretch from Mesomycoplasma neurolyticum includes:
- a CDS encoding carbohydrate ABC transporter permease: protein MILPAIVIFTIVLIVPITLGFLLSFTNWFKEQLMFEGKWIGFNNYKIALTDQKFISSIWYTAGFSVLCLIFVNLFGFGFAYALNKKIHGKNIFRGIFFLPNMVGGLILGYLWQIIFDRVLNEIFGHSLRFGTRLEAMFAMAIVFTWQMAGYVMIIYIAALQNINKFLSEAARIEGCGPFKHFFSVVLPAIMPAITVVLFLIISRSFQMFDQNLALTNGDRDTGLLAYNIYASAYVQAYKQNFGIAQAKSFIFVILVAIISVSQVYISKKFEVQT from the coding sequence ATGATTTTACCTGCTATTGTGATTTTTACAATAGTTTTAATTGTGCCAATAACATTAGGTTTTTTATTATCTTTTACAAATTGATTTAAAGAACAATTAATGTTTGAAGGCAAATGAATAGGTTTTAACAATTATAAAATAGCACTTACAGATCAAAAGTTCATTAGTTCTATTTGATACACAGCAGGTTTTAGTGTGCTTTGTTTAATTTTTGTGAATTTATTTGGTTTTGGTTTTGCATATGCTTTAAACAAAAAAATACATGGTAAAAATATTTTTAGAGGAATTTTCTTTCTCCCTAACATGGTTGGAGGATTGATCTTAGGATATTTATGACAAATTATTTTTGATCGTGTTTTAAATGAGATTTTTGGACATTCATTAAGATTTGGAACAAGATTAGAAGCGATGTTTGCAATGGCAATTGTTTTTACTTGACAAATGGCTGGTTATGTAATGATTATTTATATTGCTGCATTACAAAATATAAATAAATTTTTATCTGAAGCAGCGAGAATTGAAGGTTGTGGACCATTTAAACATTTTTTTAGTGTTGTTTTACCTGCAATTATGCCAGCAATAACAGTTGTTTTATTTTTAATAATAAGTCGTTCTTTTCAAATGTTTGATCAAAATTTAGCATTAACAAATGGTGATAGAGATACAGGGCTTTTGGCATATAACATTTATGCATCAGCTTATGTCCAAGCATATAAGCAAAATTTTGGAATTGCCCAAGCTAAAAGCTTTATTTTTGTTATTTTAGTTGCAATTATTTCAGTTAGTCAAGTTTATATTTCTAAAAAATTTGAGGTACAAACATAA
- a CDS encoding ATP-binding cassette domain-containing protein, whose translation MAQSNKQIPSFLKEFKKIALTTNDHNKGPNVLELKNINKIYPNGFQAIFKTNLVVKKGEFVSLLGPSGCGKSTTLRIIAGLEEANQGEIYINGINVTHSEPAARNLTMVFQNYALFPHLSVKQNIAFGLKANNIKLLDDGKIWHQINNKKNQIAEINWKIQNIQMLSKHKKDLQKFETNKINFKDKYQQIIKNNETKKRENEFFKLLSKITFLEENIEFQKNKIEYFTNIKDQIFNLKNERKQVKNEIQKIKQKIIKLNHKQKKDIINQKVETSARVLNLDFYLNRKPSELSGGQRQRVALGRSIVNNPVLFLMDEPLSNLDAQLRATMRHEIRKLHEKINSGTIYVTHDQVEAMTMSDKLAVMEDGFILQIASPKEIYKNPSCLFVASFVGSPAMNFIKGVYKNKKFVSLDNLEINLPLYKTKYLKEDQEITLGIRPTDFSIDYNVYDAYDSKLKVIIKAKELLGNEIQYKALIENTKSEITFISSSYNDYKIEQKIEIYIISSRIHLFDTKSTITLTSQLNLETINLLENWLNSNSKIQVRRQILKNSKNKNAKTKLLKKVKNYILSISKKRKEIKNNEN comes from the coding sequence ATGGCGCAATCAAATAAACAAATACCAAGTTTTTTAAAAGAATTTAAAAAAATAGCATTAACAACAAATGATCATAATAAAGGTCCAAATGTTTTGGAGCTAAAAAATATAAATAAAATTTATCCTAATGGTTTTCAAGCGATTTTTAAAACTAATTTAGTTGTAAAAAAAGGTGAATTTGTTTCTTTATTAGGTCCAAGTGGTTGTGGTAAATCTACAACATTAAGAATTATCGCTGGGTTGGAAGAAGCAAATCAAGGAGAAATTTACATTAACGGCATTAATGTAACTCACTCTGAACCAGCTGCAAGAAACCTAACTATGGTTTTTCAAAACTATGCACTTTTTCCTCATTTATCAGTTAAACAAAATATTGCTTTTGGTCTAAAAGCAAACAACATAAAACTTTTGGATGATGGAAAAATTTGACATCAAATCAACAATAAAAAAAATCAAATAGCAGAAATTAATTGAAAAATTCAAAACATTCAAATGTTATCTAAACATAAAAAAGATCTACAAAAATTTGAAACAAACAAAATTAATTTTAAAGATAAATATCAACAAATAATAAAAAATAATGAAACTAAAAAAAGAGAAAATGAATTTTTTAAACTTTTAAGTAAGATTACATTTTTAGAAGAAAACATTGAATTTCAAAAAAATAAAATTGAATATTTTACAAATATTAAAGATCAAATTTTCAACTTGAAAAATGAAAGAAAACAAGTTAAAAATGAAATTCAAAAAATCAAGCAAAAAATCATTAAATTAAATCATAAACAAAAAAAAGACATAATCAACCAAAAAGTCGAAACTAGTGCTAGGGTTTTAAATTTAGATTTTTATTTGAATCGTAAACCTTCTGAGCTTTCTGGTGGTCAAAGACAAAGGGTTGCACTTGGTAGAAGTATTGTAAATAACCCAGTTTTATTTTTAATGGATGAACCTTTGAGTAACTTAGATGCACAATTACGTGCAACTATGCGTCATGAAATTAGAAAACTTCATGAAAAAATAAATTCTGGAACAATCTATGTAACTCATGACCAAGTTGAGGCAATGACTATGTCAGATAAATTAGCTGTAATGGAAGATGGATTTATATTGCAAATAGCTAGTCCAAAAGAAATATATAAAAATCCTTCATGTTTATTTGTAGCTAGTTTTGTTGGTAGTCCTGCTATGAATTTTATTAAAGGTGTTTATAAAAATAAAAAGTTTGTTTCTCTCGATAATTTAGAAATAAATTTACCACTTTATAAAACTAAATATCTTAAAGAAGATCAAGAAATAACTTTAGGAATTAGGCCAACTGATTTTTCTATTGATTATAATGTTTATGATGCATATGATTCTAAATTAAAAGTAATTATTAAAGCGAAAGAATTATTAGGAAATGAAATTCAATATAAAGCTTTAATTGAAAATACCAAAAGTGAAATCACCTTTATTTCATCATCATACAATGATTACAAAATAGAGCAAAAAATTGAAATTTACATCATTTCTTCAAGAATTCATCTTTTTGATACTAAATCAACTATTACTTTAACATCACAACTAAATTTAGAAACTATTAACTTGCTTGAAAATTGACTAAATTCTAACTCAAAAATTCAAGTTAGAAGACAAATTTTAAAAAATTCAAAAAATAAAAATGCAAAAACTAAATTATTAAAAAAAGTAAAAAATTACATTCTAAGTATTTCAAAAAAAAGAAAAGAGATAAAAAATAATGAAAATTAA
- a CDS encoding ROK family protein translates to MKQYKLATIDIGGTNTRFALIENDKIIKKIRFATNQFNYSETLDKVINLLKKYQIDSVALCIPGPADYKKGVIIDSPNLSGWHNINIKKYIKNKIAIKKIVFENDANAMALGNHYFYKNNELKNSVSQFFTISTGFGAGLIINNKIFTGANGYAQEIAFLPSSKNKTKKLHLNEYAAEHLISGTGISLRAKNKKLFLSAKEIFKKYKENDICRKIIDEGIDALARTLAMALAFVNPNLVIFGGSVALNNWWYVEKAIELAKKYVDPAHLLNLRIVKDPYGDDSALIGLSYLLKK, encoded by the coding sequence ATGAAACAATATAAATTAGCTACTATTGACATTGGTGGAACAAATACAAGATTTGCTTTGATTGAAAATGATAAAATAATTAAAAAAATTCGTTTTGCAACAAATCAATTTAATTATTCAGAAACTTTAGATAAAGTAATAAATTTATTAAAAAAATATCAAATTGATAGTGTTGCTTTGTGCATACCTGGTCCAGCAGATTATAAAAAAGGAGTTATAATTGATTCTCCAAATTTAAGTGGTTGACATAATATTAATATTAAAAAATATATAAAAAACAAAATAGCTATTAAAAAAATAGTTTTTGAAAACGATGCAAATGCAATGGCACTTGGTAATCATTATTTTTATAAAAATAATGAACTCAAAAATTCTGTAAGTCAATTTTTTACAATTTCTACTGGATTTGGTGCAGGTTTGATTATAAATAATAAAATTTTTACAGGTGCAAATGGTTATGCTCAAGAAATTGCGTTTTTACCTTCATCAAAAAATAAAACTAAAAAATTGCATTTAAATGAATATGCAGCTGAACATTTAATCTCAGGAACTGGTATCAGCTTAAGAGCAAAAAATAAAAAACTTTTTTTATCAGCAAAAGAAATTTTTAAAAAATATAAAGAAAATGATATTTGTAGAAAGATAATTGATGAAGGAATTGATGCATTAGCAAGAACATTAGCTATGGCATTAGCATTTGTCAACCCTAATTTAGTTATATTTGGTGGGAGCGTTGCTTTAAATAATTGATGATATGTTGAAAAAGCAATTGAATTAGCAAAAAAATATGTTGATCCAGCACATTTATTAAATTTAAGAATTGTAAAAGACCCATATGGTGATGATAGCGCATTGATAGGTTTAAGTTATTTATTAAAAAAATAA
- a CDS encoding YhcH/YjgK/YiaL family protein, producing the protein MIYGKLEKINQYKNLHPNLKIAIEWLEKQNLENLELGKYEIKEKDVFALRMDVDAYDDQTVQYETHNVYSDLHIIIDDEMFYYDDKTELGKEKTEYNVSDDYQLFEINNKNNLLKPRINEFLLFLPGDGHAPKYNPKVKKLKKIVIKIKW; encoded by the coding sequence ATGATTTATGGCAAATTAGAAAAAATAAACCAATATAAAAATTTGCATCCTAACTTAAAAATTGCAATTGAATGATTAGAAAAACAAAATTTAGAAAATCTTGAATTGGGCAAATATGAAATAAAAGAAAAAGATGTTTTCGCACTTCGGATGGATGTTGACGCATATGATGATCAAACTGTGCAATATGAAACCCATAATGTTTATAGTGATTTGCATATTATTATTGATGATGAAATGTTTTATTATGATGATAAAACAGAGTTAGGCAAAGAAAAAACCGAATATAATGTTTCTGATGACTATCAATTATTTGAAATTAATAATAAAAATAATTTATTAAAACCTAGAATTAATGAGTTTTTACTTTTTTTACCAGGTGATGGACATGCACCTAAATATAATCCAAAGGTAAAAAAATTAAAAAAAATCGTTATCAAAATTAAGTGATAA
- a CDS encoding N-acetylneuraminate lyase — MKKNIFNGIFPALITPFSENGKLKENSLREIIRFLIDVQKVDGLYVTGSTGEFLLLSHDQKKRILEIVAEEAKGKITLIAQIGNLNLSEVKSLARHAEKLKYDAISAITPYYYNFSFEEVKSYYNEISQASNLPMFIYYLPQLAGGKVSLEQFSELLNIKNVIGSKYGSTDLFFFERLINKCKDKIFMFAYDEALGLGLSLGARGFIGSTYNINTKGAREIITAYEKNDQIKFKESIHKYNDYIQQVLKVGLMQTLKAVMREKGVDAGYNKKPFKFISKEDLKPIAQELIKKYNL; from the coding sequence ATGAAAAAAAATATTTTTAACGGTATATTCCCAGCACTAATAACACCATTTAGTGAAAATGGAAAACTAAAAGAAAATTCATTGCGTGAAATTATTAGATTTTTAATTGATGTGCAAAAAGTTGATGGTCTTTATGTAACAGGGTCAACAGGAGAATTTTTACTTTTAAGTCATGATCAAAAGAAAAGGATTTTAGAAATTGTAGCTGAAGAAGCAAAAGGAAAAATTACATTAATTGCACAAATAGGAAATCTAAATCTTTCAGAAGTTAAAAGTTTAGCTCGTCATGCAGAAAAATTAAAGTATGATGCAATTAGTGCAATCACACCATATTATTATAATTTTTCATTTGAAGAAGTAAAATCTTATTACAATGAAATATCACAAGCATCTAATTTGCCAATGTTTATTTATTACTTGCCACAATTAGCTGGAGGAAAAGTTAGTCTTGAGCAATTTTCTGAATTATTAAATATTAAAAATGTTATTGGTTCCAAATATGGTTCAACTGATTTATTCTTTTTTGAAAGATTAATTAATAAATGCAAAGATAAAATATTTATGTTTGCATATGATGAAGCATTGGGACTTGGATTATCCCTAGGAGCAAGAGGTTTCATCGGCTCAACATATAATATAAATACAAAGGGCGCAAGAGAAATCATAACAGCTTATGAAAAAAATGATCAAATAAAATTTAAAGAAAGCATTCATAAATACAATGATTATATACAGCAAGTATTGAAAGTTGGTTTAATGCAAACCTTAAAAGCAGTAATGCGTGAAAAAGGTGTTGATGCAGGTTATAATAAAAAACCATTTAAATTTATTTCTAAAGAAGATTTGAAGCCAATTGCACAAGAATTAATAAAAAAATATAACTTATAA
- a CDS encoding sodium:solute symporter family transporter codes for MVKISKNLHWIDWSILVIYLILIVGLGIFVWWIQKKKKETNSTKSIFTGGGKNPIIVVGLSIWATITSSLFFVNTAGEAATTNWMWTGANISLICITPFIAMFVIPFYRRIKETTAYAYLQKRFNYAVRAISSLSFIIFMIFRSAIVLFVPIVAITTIVDVDPYVMVVIVGLVVAVLTAFGGFKAVIWADATQGVILLFGIASVLISALVLTNYSSDTLQYQDILTRDSWKVNLAQGGISLLFIYNIINSMYGFMASQDVTQRYKGTRNISQIRKTLYISSALGIVTVLLFFGAGSALATYYSSQPETGVKMLLEGKTAVQALGLQKSGFMITFVNSVLGVGFTGVILASIFAASQSTISSGLSALSNSIVIDFVVVFNKKISEKKLALISKLLVLIFGGFAIAFSCLLIATKQNDLFNYFTGIIGLLNAPTVAVFVLGLYSKRTNSIGVLIAMLVAMIISTPLWVLSQKFIPESHKITFSGIWLTTLSFFTTLVVGFIVSKLTNKYCKKYQINEKNLVNRTMLTRTAEFKQLTKLESEIGKFESWVKKGLITKEEFQKVTNKIEELEKIVDLQTID; via the coding sequence ATGGTTAAAATATCCAAAAATTTACATTGAATTGATTGAAGTATTTTAGTAATTTATTTAATTTTAATTGTGGGATTGGGTATCTTTGTTTGATGAATTCAAAAAAAGAAAAAAGAAACTAATTCAACAAAAAGCATTTTTACCGGGGGAGGTAAAAACCCTATTATAGTTGTTGGTCTTTCAATATGAGCAACAATAACTTCTTCATTATTCTTTGTTAACACAGCTGGTGAAGCTGCTACTACAAACTGAATGTGAACAGGTGCTAATATTTCATTAATTTGTATTACACCATTTATTGCTATGTTTGTAATTCCGTTTTATCGTAGAATAAAAGAGACTACAGCATATGCATATTTACAAAAAAGATTTAACTATGCTGTAAGAGCAATTAGTTCATTATCATTTATTATATTTATGATCTTTAGATCAGCTATTGTTTTATTTGTTCCTATAGTTGCAATTACAACAATAGTAGATGTCGATCCATATGTTATGGTTGTAATAGTAGGACTTGTAGTTGCTGTTTTAACTGCATTTGGTGGTTTCAAAGCTGTTATTTGAGCAGATGCAACTCAAGGTGTTATTTTACTATTTGGGATAGCATCAGTTTTAATAAGTGCTTTAGTTTTAACAAACTATTCTTCAGATACTCTTCAATATCAAGACATTTTAACAAGAGATAGTTGAAAAGTAAACTTAGCACAAGGTGGTATATCATTACTATTTATATATAACATTATAAATTCAATGTATGGATTTATGGCTTCACAAGACGTAACTCAAAGATACAAAGGAACAAGGAATATTTCACAAATTCGTAAAACATTATATATTTCTTCAGCACTTGGAATTGTAACAGTGTTACTATTCTTTGGTGCAGGTTCAGCTCTTGCAACATACTATTCATCACAACCAGAAACCGGAGTAAAAATGCTCTTAGAAGGTAAAACTGCGGTTCAAGCATTGGGACTTCAAAAAAGTGGATTTATGATAACATTTGTAAATTCTGTTTTAGGAGTAGGTTTTACAGGGGTGATTTTAGCTTCTATATTCGCCGCTTCACAATCTACAATTTCATCAGGACTTAGCGCATTAAGTAATTCAATTGTTATTGACTTTGTTGTTGTATTTAACAAAAAAATATCAGAAAAGAAATTAGCATTAATTTCTAAGTTGCTTGTATTAATATTTGGTGGATTTGCTATTGCTTTCAGTTGTTTATTGATCGCAACAAAACAAAATGATTTATTTAATTATTTTACAGGAATTATTGGTTTATTAAATGCACCTACAGTTGCTGTGTTTGTGCTTGGGTTATATAGCAAACGTACAAATTCAATTGGTGTTTTAATAGCAATGTTGGTTGCTATGATAATTTCCACACCATTATGAGTATTATCACAAAAATTTATTCCTGAAAGTCATAAAATTACATTTAGTGGAATTTGATTAACAACATTATCATTCTTCACTACTTTAGTAGTTGGTTTTATTGTTTCAAAATTAACAAACAAATATTGTAAAAAATATCAAATTAACGAAAAAAACCTTGTCAATAGAACAATGTTAACAAGAACAGCTGAATTTAAACAACTTACAAAATTAGAATCAGAAATTGGTAAATTTGAATCTTGAGTTAAAAAAGGTTTAATTACAAAAGAAGAATTTCAAAAAGTAACAAATAAAATTGAAGAACTTGAAAAAATTGTTGATTTACAAACAATTGACTAA
- a CDS encoding alpha-amylase family glycosyl hydrolase: MENKKLWWRTGTIYQVYLRSFKDSNNDGNGDLKGLISKLDYIEQLGVNAIWLNPIAQSPMVDNGYDVTNYKKIDPMFGTMQDFEELVKKAHQKNIKIIWDFPLNHCSDQHEWFQKALKGDPKYFNYFYFTKKFNLKRKSLFGGEFWTKAKNGYYYAHVFAKEQPCLNWYNHDVVNEFIDIMDFWLKKGVDGFRLDAFDEIGKPKDLFTRTKMYKHDTKFVIEKFKQIRQKLWKDNDEIMVVSESGAMDKEETDKYTTLKNKNYSLIINFEHITSEFEVKVGRKIYKGFDLVKFKKIISDWQTKVKNGWNTLYFSNHDQGRQTSRFVSDQNNFFSQKAKAIALTLHGLKGTPFLYQGEEIGMDNSTHVKNLKKINDVMDHKTYKQDVIEDKVISHHDYMKLISIFSRDNSRTPMPWNSDGGFNDIKKSWLPYNLSYKTINVENQINDPNSVLNWYKKIISLRKDSLIKEIILWGDFKLLLKENKNIFAFKRKYQDHEIVFVINWSQNMQNYNLNLKNYDVFLNNYQQFEKNILLPWQALIFTKKRIGK; this comes from the coding sequence TTGGAAAATAAAAAGTTGTGATGACGAACAGGCACAATTTATCAAGTTTATTTGCGGTCATTCAAAGATTCAAATAATGATGGTAATGGGGACTTAAAAGGTTTGATTTCAAAACTTGATTATATTGAACAATTAGGCGTTAATGCAATTTGATTAAATCCGATAGCACAATCACCAATGGTTGATAATGGATATGATGTAACTAACTACAAAAAAATTGATCCGATGTTTGGAACAATGCAAGATTTTGAAGAATTAGTTAAAAAAGCTCATCAAAAAAATATTAAAATAATTTGAGATTTCCCACTTAATCATTGTTCAGATCAGCATGAATGATTTCAAAAAGCATTGAAAGGTGATCCTAAATATTTTAATTATTTTTATTTTACTAAAAAATTTAATTTAAAACGTAAATCATTGTTTGGTGGTGAATTTTGAACAAAAGCAAAAAATGGTTATTACTATGCACATGTTTTTGCAAAAGAACAACCATGTTTAAACTGATATAACCATGATGTTGTAAATGAATTTATTGACATTATGGATTTTTGACTCAAAAAAGGAGTAGATGGCTTTAGACTTGATGCTTTTGATGAAATTGGCAAACCGAAAGATTTATTTACTAGAACAAAAATGTATAAACATGATACAAAATTTGTTATTGAAAAATTTAAACAAATAAGACAAAAACTTTGAAAAGATAATGATGAAATAATGGTTGTTTCAGAATCTGGTGCTATGGACAAAGAAGAAACAGATAAATATACCACATTAAAAAATAAAAATTATAGCTTAATCATTAATTTTGAACATATAACAAGTGAATTTGAAGTAAAAGTTGGTAGAAAAATTTACAAAGGTTTTGATCTTGTAAAATTTAAAAAAATCATTTCTGATTGACAAACTAAAGTAAAAAATGGTTGAAATACATTATATTTCAGTAATCATGACCAAGGAAGACAAACTTCAAGATTTGTAAGTGATCAAAATAATTTTTTTAGTCAAAAAGCTAAAGCTATTGCTTTAACACTTCACGGACTAAAAGGAACCCCATTTCTTTATCAAGGTGAAGAAATTGGAATGGATAATTCAACACATGTTAAAAATTTAAAAAAAATTAATGATGTTATGGATCATAAAACATACAAACAAGATGTTATTGAAGACAAAGTTATTTCTCATCATGATTACATGAAATTAATTTCAATTTTTTCAAGAGATAATTCAAGAACTCCAATGCCTTGAAACTCTGATGGTGGTTTTAATGACATTAAAAAAAGCTGATTACCATACAATCTTAGTTACAAAACTATCAATGTTGAAAATCAAATAAATGATCCAAATTCTGTTTTGAATTGATATAAAAAAATTATTTCACTAAGAAAAGATTCTTTAATTAAAGAAATAATTCTATGAGGTGATTTTAAACTTTTATTAAAAGAGAATAAAAATATTTTTGCTTTTAAAAGAAAATATCAAGATCATGAAATTGTATTTGTTATAAATTGATCTCAAAATATGCAAAATTATAATTTAAATCTTAAAAATTACGATGTATTTTTAAACAATTATCAGCAATTTGAAAAAAATATTTTATTACCATGACAAGCATTAATTTTCACAAAAAAAAGAATAGGTAAATAA
- a CDS encoding carbohydrate ABC transporter permease has product MDFVNKIKFSFSKTKALKLTLFFGLFILATVWIFPYFLMTNTSFKSLSKLVTKNIFSLPTPYETANYTRAFTALRFSESFIVSILVTIISNITIIFISSICAWQLARNKSIISKIIFYCFLITMIVPFQAIMLPLISVMGRMRFLNLFGLIFMYTGFGLSMSIFMMHGFLSNIPLSLEEVAKVEGYNPFKVYFKIILPLLKPIIATILIINTIWIWNDFLLPFLVYLSNNKQPTTTVVRLKEGLVGSYGTDFTAIMAGLTILVIPIIAFFIIMQKHIISGITNGAIK; this is encoded by the coding sequence ATGGATTTTGTAAATAAAATAAAATTTTCTTTTTCCAAAACTAAAGCATTAAAACTAACTTTATTTTTCGGGTTATTTATTTTAGCTACAGTTTGAATTTTCCCATATTTTTTAATGACAAACACATCATTTAAAAGTTTATCTAAATTAGTTACAAAAAACATTTTTTCTTTACCTACACCATATGAAACAGCAAACTATACGAGAGCATTTACAGCATTAAGATTTAGTGAATCTTTCATTGTAAGTATTTTAGTTACCATAATTTCAAACATTACAATTATTTTTATTTCTTCTATTTGTGCGTGACAACTTGCAAGAAATAAATCAATAATTTCAAAAATTATTTTTTATTGTTTTTTAATCACTATGATAGTTCCATTTCAAGCTATTATGCTTCCATTAATCAGTGTAATGGGGAGAATGAGATTTTTAAATTTATTTGGTTTGATTTTTATGTATACAGGTTTTGGTCTTTCTATGTCTATTTTTATGATGCATGGCTTTTTATCAAATATTCCGCTTTCGTTAGAAGAAGTAGCTAAAGTAGAAGGATATAATCCATTTAAAGTGTATTTTAAAATCATTTTACCTTTATTAAAACCAATCATTGCCACAATTTTGATTATTAATACAATTTGAATTTGAAATGATTTTTTACTTCCTTTTTTAGTTTATTTATCAAACAACAAGCAACCAACAACAACTGTTGTAAGACTAAAAGAAGGATTGGTTGGTAGTTATGGTACAGATTTTACAGCTATTATGGCAGGTTTGACAATTTTAGTTATACCAATTATTGCTTTCTTCATTATTATGCAAAAACATATTATTTCAGGAATTACAAATGGCGCAATCAAATAA
- a CDS encoding NINE protein encodes MTNFRKDGKSKSTLFWLSLFGGLFGLEYFYVNKKLLGLLKLYISWIGATLIVIMWILYGSILNKEGLPVISYYDVKIVSIFGSVILVFNGLWTIYNTVAIFLGIFLDENKKPINTWNDKHIEYIDSLLELKKFRKENNG; translated from the coding sequence ATGACAAATTTTAGAAAAGATGGTAAGTCAAAATCTACTTTATTTTGATTATCACTATTTGGTGGTTTATTTGGTTTAGAATATTTTTATGTAAATAAAAAATTATTAGGCCTTTTAAAACTATACATTTCTTGAATAGGTGCAACATTAATTGTTATAATGTGAATTTTATATGGAAGTATTTTAAATAAAGAAGGACTTCCAGTTATATCATATTATGATGTAAAAATTGTTTCAATATTTGGATCTGTTATTTTAGTGTTCAATGGTCTTTGAACAATTTATAATACTGTTGCAATATTTTTAGGTATTTTCCTGGACGAAAATAAAAAGCCTATAAACACTTGAAATGATAAACACATTGAATATATCGATTCACTTTTAGAATTAAAAAAATTCAGAAAGGAAAACAATGGTTAA
- a CDS encoding N-acetylmannosamine-6-phosphate 2-epimerase, whose protein sequence is MTKLKKGIFIVSCQALADEPMYGRDTVLKMARAAIQGGAEGIRTSQINNIKKIIKENFNVPIIGLVKKQYLNSDVYITPTIKELKQLIETNVDIIAIDATLRQRPKENLEKMVDYFYKNKKNHQLLMADCSDYEDVENAIKLKFDIIGTTMRGYTKKTQNQSNTENDYEFLKWCVKKLKNTKIKLIAEGGFNTPQDVKKAFLHNAYGVVVGSAITRIQFITKYFKENIN, encoded by the coding sequence ATGACTAAATTAAAAAAAGGTATTTTTATAGTCTCGTGTCAGGCTTTAGCTGATGAACCTATGTATGGAAGAGACACTGTTTTAAAAATGGCAAGGGCCGCAATTCAAGGAGGTGCGGAAGGTATTAGAACCAGTCAAATTAATAACATTAAAAAAATTATAAAAGAAAATTTTAATGTTCCTATTATTGGGTTGGTAAAAAAACAATATTTAAACTCAGATGTTTATATAACTCCTACAATTAAAGAATTAAAACAGTTAATTGAAACAAATGTAGATATTATTGCAATTGATGCAACATTAAGACAAAGACCAAAAGAAAATTTAGAAAAAATGGTAGATTATTTTTATAAAAATAAAAAAAATCACCAACTTTTAATGGCTGATTGTTCAGATTATGAAGATGTAGAAAATGCAATAAAACTTAAATTTGATATTATTGGAACAACAATGAGAGGTTACACAAAAAAAACTCAAAATCAATCAAATACTGAAAATGATTATGAATTTTTAAAATGATGTGTAAAAAAACTAAAAAACACTAAAATAAAATTGATTGCTGAAGGCGGTTTTAATACCCCGCAAGATGTAAAAAAAGCTTTTCTACATAATGCTTATGGTGTTGTTGTAGGTTCAGCTATTACAAGAATTCAATTTATTACTAAATATTTTAAAGAAAATATTAATTAA